The Rhodospirillaceae bacterium genome has a segment encoding these proteins:
- a CDS encoding radical SAM protein: protein MPETSWSFDVDIVGRCNLSCPSCPVGNMAGTPLQSGYMSPKLLDQIVGKAVSECNVTNFALYNWTEPFIHPKLPEMISVVKAHNIGCDISTNLNLAKQIDAVVSAKPDTIKISVSGFNQKSYGTTHRGGNIELVKQNMQMLADAKKSYDSPTRILVIFHRYLDNQDEESSMRKFALSLDFDFTTYWAYLMPLEKNLAFLKLKPSVTQFTKQDKALVNQLAFPLEKALSVARDENVSQCRLRDNQMAINSEGKVMLCCSVFDQSKYLLADYLDTPIQDLQKMKHSHEMCTKCMQAGLHVMMTFGDNKLPRFALRLEKMIRQNIQDNNPELDVKKAYGPYFARESHLIGLKRKFRNLFFG from the coding sequence ATGCCAGAAACGAGCTGGTCCTTTGACGTCGATATTGTTGGCCGTTGTAATTTATCTTGCCCCTCCTGCCCAGTAGGGAATATGGCTGGAACACCCCTCCAATCCGGGTATATGAGCCCCAAACTTCTTGATCAAATAGTGGGCAAGGCTGTATCAGAATGTAATGTTACAAATTTTGCTCTTTATAATTGGACTGAGCCGTTTATTCATCCAAAACTTCCGGAGATGATAAGTGTCGTAAAAGCGCATAATATAGGCTGCGACATCAGCACAAATCTCAATTTGGCAAAGCAGATTGACGCGGTGGTATCAGCGAAGCCGGATACAATCAAAATTTCTGTTTCGGGATTTAATCAAAAAAGCTATGGGACAACACATCGAGGCGGGAACATAGAATTAGTAAAACAAAACATGCAAATGTTAGCAGACGCTAAAAAATCCTATGACTCTCCAACACGCATACTCGTAATTTTTCATAGGTATCTAGATAATCAAGATGAAGAGAGCTCTATGCGAAAATTTGCCTTATCCTTAGATTTTGATTTTACGACATATTGGGCTTACCTGATGCCTTTGGAAAAGAATCTTGCCTTTCTCAAATTAAAGCCTTCGGTAACCCAATTTACAAAACAAGATAAAGCCTTAGTTAATCAGTTAGCCTTTCCCTTGGAAAAGGCATTGTCTGTAGCACGAGATGAGAACGTCTCTCAATGTAGGCTGCGTGATAACCAAATGGCAATTAATTCAGAGGGAAAAGTGATGTTATGTTGTTCTGTATTTGACCAAAGCAAGTACCTGTTGGCCGATTACCTTGATACACCCATTCAAGATTTACAAAAAATGAAACATTCTCACGAGATGTGCACCAAATGCATGCAAGCAGGCCTGCACGTCATGATGACCTTTGGCGATAATAAACTACCAAGGTTTGCACTCCGCTTAGAAAAAATGATTCGTCAGAATATCCAAGATAATAATCCTGAACTCGATGTAAAAAAAGCCTATGGTCCTTACTTTGCAAGGGAAAGCCATCTTATCGGGCTTAAAAGAAAATTCCGTAATTTATTTTTTGGGTAA
- a CDS encoding short-chain dehydrogenase, whose translation MPKLEGKCAVITGGGTGIGRSTALAFAREGANIAILDWDKETSERTIAEIRAIGVSGLFFETDVSEAEEMERSIKGAASELGGLHILHNNAGGSSAKDGAVETLPLEEWWRTIKTDLFGTFLGCRFGIPELAKSGGGSIINMTSIRALVGSEGAAAYSTAKGGVIALTQALTPECAKKNIRINAIAPGVIKTDRVKKLLEAGEETGNDAIVSRHLLGLGEPNDIANLALFLASHDSRLITGTILPVDSGTSAT comes from the coding sequence ATGCCCAAATTAGAAGGTAAATGCGCTGTAATCACTGGTGGTGGAACAGGTATAGGACGCTCTACTGCGCTGGCCTTTGCTCGGGAAGGAGCCAACATAGCCATACTTGATTGGGACAAAGAAACCAGCGAGCGCACTATCGCCGAAATTAGAGCGATTGGAGTTTCAGGACTTTTTTTTGAGACTGACGTTAGCGAAGCTGAAGAAATGGAACGTTCCATAAAAGGAGCTGCTTCCGAGCTTGGAGGCTTGCACATATTGCACAACAATGCGGGGGGCTCCTCCGCAAAAGATGGGGCTGTCGAAACCCTGCCTCTTGAAGAGTGGTGGAGAACCATAAAAACGGATCTTTTCGGAACTTTCCTTGGGTGTAGATTTGGTATCCCCGAATTAGCAAAATCTGGGGGTGGTTCCATTATCAATATGACATCTATCAGAGCTCTGGTTGGAAGTGAGGGCGCTGCTGCATATTCTACGGCCAAAGGTGGTGTCATCGCATTGACACAGGCACTGACTCCGGAGTGCGCAAAAAAGAATATTCGCATAAACGCCATAGCCCCTGGCGTCATAAAGACTGACCGAGTAAAAAAACTTCTAGAGGCAGGGGAGGAAACTGGGAACGATGCCATAGTAAGTCGGCATCTTTTGGGCCTTGGCGAACCGAATGACATAGCTAATTTAGCATTGTTCCTAGCATCTCATGACTCCCGCCTGATTACGGGAACGATTCTTCCCGTTGACAGTGGGACGAGTGCTACTTAA
- a CDS encoding SAM-dependent methyltransferase, protein MVSELVVNVDQQQFWNEVKGDFWVTLKPRIDPLLSPFGVAALNALSAAKGERILDVGCGTGETSVELAKLVGPGGKVQGIDFSRPMLERARAEAVSAPQGVLSFKEGDAEVQQFVPNYFDAVFSRFGVMFFDDPVAALGNIRTAIKPGGRLAYVCWASRKDNPWIGIPTGAARQFLDIPPAPPDDAPGQFAMEREARIFDVLGRAGWSEVSVEKFEMEHNMGKNVSDAAGFICQMGPMSEPFGNASPALRSKCITAVEQALEPFKTSRGIDMKFSTWIVSAKNP, encoded by the coding sequence ATGGTAAGTGAATTGGTCGTAAACGTGGATCAACAACAATTTTGGAATGAGGTCAAAGGGGATTTTTGGGTAACTTTGAAGCCAAGGATTGACCCGCTACTTTCACCATTTGGTGTAGCGGCGCTTAATGCTTTGAGTGCGGCTAAGGGCGAACGTATTCTTGATGTGGGTTGTGGAACAGGGGAAACGAGTGTTGAGTTGGCAAAACTCGTCGGTCCGGGGGGCAAAGTCCAGGGCATTGATTTTTCCCGACCTATGTTGGAGAGGGCGAGAGCGGAGGCGGTTAGCGCTCCGCAGGGGGTGTTGAGTTTTAAGGAGGGTGATGCTGAAGTTCAACAGTTTGTTCCAAACTACTTTGATGCGGTCTTTAGTCGATTCGGTGTCATGTTTTTTGATGATCCAGTAGCGGCGTTGGGCAATATTCGAACAGCAATCAAACCTGGTGGTCGCTTGGCATATGTCTGTTGGGCCTCCAGGAAGGATAATCCATGGATAGGAATACCTACAGGAGCAGCTCGGCAGTTTCTTGATATTCCGCCAGCACCTCCGGATGACGCACCAGGACAGTTCGCTATGGAACGGGAAGCGCGTATCTTTGATGTGCTGGGAAGGGCTGGATGGTCTGAGGTAAGTGTCGAAAAGTTTGAGATGGAGCATAATATGGGGAAGAACGTTAGTGATGCTGCAGGTTTTATATGCCAAATGGGTCCTATGTCTGAGCCTTTTGGCAATGCAAGCCCAGCTCTAAGAAGCAAATGCATTACCGCTGTTGAACAAGCCTTAGAGCCATTTAAGACTAGCCGTGGGATCGATATGAAGTTTAGTACTTGGATTGTAAGCGCTAAGAACCCTTAA
- a CDS encoding transcriptional regulator (indirectly regulates nitrogen metabolism; at high nitrogen levels P-II prevents the phosphorylation of NR-I, the transcriptional activator of the glutamine synthetase gene (glnA); at low nitrogen levels P-II is uridylylated to form PII-UMP and interacts with an adenylyltransferase (GlnE) that activates GlnA): protein MKKIEAIIKPFKLDEVKEALHEVGLQGMTVTEAKGFGRQKGHTELYRGAEYVVDFLPKIKLEIVIDDNLVERAVEAIQKSAHTGRIGDGKIFVSSVEEAIRIRTEETGPEAL, encoded by the coding sequence ATGAAAAAGATTGAGGCCATAATTAAGCCGTTTAAGTTAGATGAGGTAAAGGAAGCCCTTCACGAAGTGGGCTTACAGGGAATGACCGTTACTGAAGCCAAGGGCTTCGGCAGACAAAAGGGCCATACTGAGCTGTATAGAGGCGCTGAATATGTCGTCGATTTTCTTCCAAAAATTAAACTTGAAATAGTTATAGATGATAATTTAGTTGAAAGGGCTGTGGAGGCAATCCAAAAATCTGCGCACACAGGCAGAATTGGAGATGGAAAAATCTTTGTAAGTTCAGTAGAAGAGGCAATACGAATTAGGACTGAAGAAACTGGGCCTGAGGCACTGTAG
- the glnA gene encoding type I glutamate--ammonia ligase, which translates to MDDAVKKVFEMIKDNDVAFVDFRFTDPRGKWQHTAQTVNTVEEEVFEEGIMFDGSSIAGWRGIQESDMTLVPDPTTATLDPFTAQPSLVLFCDVREPVSGQSYSRDPRSTAKKAEAYLQSSGVGDTAFFGPEPEFFVFDDVRWNVSMNNTFYRVDSDEGPYNTGNQLEGGNPGHRPGIKGGYFPVPPVDTMTDLRAEMVSTLMELGVEMEKHHHEVAPSQNELGIKFASLVRCADNVQLYKYVVHQVAHSYGKTATFLPKPIIDDNGSGMHVHQSIFKDGKSSFAGNGYADLSETALYYIGGIIKHAQSINAFTNPTTNSYKRLVPGFEAPVLLAYSARNRSASCRIPFASSPNGKRVEVRFPDASSNPYLAFTSMLMAGLDGIQNRIHPGEAMDKNLYDLPPEELGDIPTVCASLREAVTALDKDREFLVKGDVFTDEQISAYIELKWEEIYRFEHTPHPVEFDMYYSV; encoded by the coding sequence ATGGACGACGCGGTAAAAAAAGTATTTGAGATGATAAAAGATAATGATGTTGCTTTTGTGGACTTTAGATTCACTGATCCACGTGGGAAATGGCAGCATACGGCTCAAACGGTCAATACGGTAGAAGAGGAAGTATTCGAAGAAGGTATAATGTTTGATGGCTCATCTATCGCCGGATGGCGCGGAATCCAAGAATCGGACATGACCTTAGTTCCTGATCCCACCACGGCCACCTTAGACCCATTTACCGCCCAACCATCTCTAGTGCTTTTTTGCGATGTTCGGGAACCTGTTTCGGGTCAATCTTATAGCAGGGACCCTAGATCAACCGCGAAAAAAGCTGAAGCATATTTGCAATCATCTGGAGTTGGCGACACCGCCTTTTTTGGCCCTGAACCAGAGTTTTTTGTATTTGATGATGTTAGATGGAACGTATCAATGAACAATACCTTCTACCGCGTCGACTCTGATGAAGGGCCATATAACACTGGCAATCAATTAGAGGGCGGGAATCCTGGGCACCGCCCAGGTATTAAGGGCGGATATTTTCCTGTCCCACCTGTCGATACCATGACGGACTTGCGAGCTGAAATGGTCAGCACCCTCATGGAATTGGGAGTAGAGATGGAAAAACACCATCATGAAGTTGCCCCATCCCAAAACGAGTTAGGCATAAAATTTGCTAGCTTGGTTAGGTGTGCAGACAACGTCCAATTGTATAAATATGTGGTTCACCAAGTAGCCCACTCCTATGGTAAAACAGCGACCTTTCTACCTAAGCCGATAATAGACGACAACGGCTCAGGTATGCATGTCCACCAATCTATTTTCAAAGATGGCAAATCAAGCTTTGCTGGAAATGGATATGCTGATTTATCAGAAACAGCTCTGTACTATATTGGAGGGATTATAAAACATGCTCAGTCGATTAACGCTTTTACAAATCCCACTACAAATAGTTACAAGCGTTTAGTCCCGGGATTCGAGGCTCCGGTTCTTTTAGCATACTCTGCCCGCAACCGGTCGGCTAGTTGCCGTATTCCCTTTGCCTCTAGCCCAAACGGCAAACGCGTAGAGGTCCGTTTTCCTGACGCATCTTCTAATCCATACCTCGCGTTTACGTCCATGTTAATGGCTGGATTAGATGGCATTCAGAATAGAATCCATCCAGGAGAAGCGATGGATAAGAATCTGTACGACCTGCCTCCCGAGGAATTGGGAGATATCCCTACAGTTTGCGCGAGCCTCCGAGAAGCCGTGACGGCTCTCGATAAGGATCGAGAATTCCTTGTTAAAGGGGATGTGTTTACTGATGAGCAGATCTCTGCCTACATCGAATTGAAATGGGAGGAAATTTATCGATTTGAACATACTCCTCACCCTGTCGAGTTTGATATGTATTACAGTGTGTAA
- the parE gene encoding DNA topoisomerase IV subunit B, with amino-acid sequence MSTLFESQRPRHPKEYTAKDIEVLEGLEPVRRRPAMYIGGTDDRALHHLVAELLDNAMDEGVAGHASTIEIALLEDGGINVVDNGRGIPVDKHPKHKKKSALEVILTTLHAGGKFSNKVYSTAGGLHGVGLSVVNALSEKLVVEVVREKVLWRQEYRKGTPTSPLRKVESAKTKKGTSVTFYPDKMIFHDKAKFNPTLLYQMANSKAYLCSGIEIRWKCHEKWLQKDKSVPPKQTLKFSGGIRDYLQLKTQGTKTVTPDGFSGDIQTKNGEKLEWALSWLHDTNQLFFKSYCNTIPTPDGGSHESGLKTALLRGLKSYGELAKVKRAAQLTAEDIFSHICGVLSVFISEPQFQGQTKEKLNTPEVSKLVEGIVKDHFEHWLTNDPQLADKLLQFALENMEHRLLKRKQREVKRQTATRRLRLPGKLADCAQTEAGGTEIFLVEGDSAGGSAKAARERKTQAVFALRGKILNVASATKEKLMANKELSDLTLALGCGTGAQYSPQDLRYERVVIMTDADVDGAHIAALLMTFFWREMPQLITDGHLFLAQPPLYRLTRGGNIEYARDDNHLEEIQKRNAKGKTEISRFKGLGEMPPKQLKITTMAPETRTLLQIVASPRKKSIDSATVESLMGRKPELRLSFLQENAPIFDSLDI; translated from the coding sequence ATGAGCACGCTTTTCGAATCCCAAAGGCCCCGCCACCCAAAAGAGTATACGGCAAAAGATATCGAGGTCCTTGAGGGCCTCGAGCCAGTCAGACGTCGCCCAGCCATGTATATCGGTGGAACTGATGATAGGGCCTTGCATCATCTGGTTGCCGAGTTATTGGACAACGCTATGGATGAAGGAGTAGCAGGGCATGCTTCCACTATAGAAATAGCTCTCCTCGAGGATGGGGGCATAAATGTTGTCGATAATGGACGCGGCATCCCGGTGGATAAGCATCCTAAACACAAAAAGAAATCGGCCTTAGAAGTAATTTTGACAACATTACACGCTGGCGGAAAATTTTCCAATAAGGTCTACTCTACTGCTGGAGGTCTCCACGGGGTGGGATTATCAGTTGTTAACGCGCTATCGGAGAAATTAGTCGTTGAAGTTGTTCGGGAAAAAGTATTGTGGCGTCAGGAATACCGCAAGGGAACACCAACCAGCCCCTTAAGAAAGGTGGAAAGCGCTAAGACTAAAAAGGGAACAAGTGTAACCTTTTATCCGGACAAAATGATTTTTCATGATAAAGCAAAATTTAACCCAACTCTTCTTTACCAAATGGCTAACTCAAAGGCTTACCTTTGTAGTGGAATAGAAATACGCTGGAAGTGCCACGAAAAGTGGCTGCAGAAAGATAAAAGCGTCCCTCCCAAACAAACCCTAAAATTCTCAGGAGGAATAAGGGACTACCTTCAATTAAAGACCCAAGGCACAAAAACGGTCACACCGGACGGCTTTTCTGGAGATATTCAAACAAAAAATGGTGAGAAGTTGGAATGGGCGCTCTCATGGCTCCATGATACCAACCAACTATTTTTTAAATCTTATTGCAACACGATTCCTACCCCTGATGGCGGCAGTCATGAAAGTGGACTGAAGACCGCTTTACTTCGTGGACTAAAGTCCTACGGTGAGTTAGCCAAGGTAAAACGTGCAGCCCAACTCACTGCAGAGGATATTTTTTCCCATATCTGCGGAGTACTCTCGGTGTTCATATCTGAACCCCAATTTCAAGGCCAGACCAAAGAAAAGCTGAACACACCGGAGGTCTCTAAACTAGTTGAAGGAATCGTGAAGGACCACTTTGAACATTGGCTAACCAACGACCCTCAACTTGCGGATAAGTTATTGCAATTTGCGTTAGAGAATATGGAACACCGCTTGCTCAAACGCAAGCAGAGAGAGGTGAAACGACAGACCGCGACCCGCAGGCTTCGCCTTCCTGGAAAGTTAGCAGATTGTGCCCAAACCGAGGCTGGTGGAACAGAAATATTTTTGGTAGAGGGTGACTCTGCGGGTGGGTCAGCCAAAGCTGCAAGAGAAAGAAAAACACAAGCGGTTTTTGCTTTGAGAGGTAAAATACTAAATGTAGCCAGTGCTACAAAAGAAAAATTGATGGCTAATAAAGAACTTTCTGATCTGACTCTTGCCTTAGGATGTGGCACAGGAGCCCAATATAGCCCCCAGGACCTTCGCTATGAAAGAGTTGTAATAATGACCGATGCGGATGTAGATGGGGCCCATATTGCCGCCTTGCTGATGACTTTTTTTTGGAGGGAAATGCCTCAATTAATAACTGATGGTCATCTTTTCCTAGCACAGCCGCCACTCTATAGGTTAACCCGTGGAGGCAATATTGAATATGCACGAGACGACAATCATCTCGAAGAAATCCAGAAAAGAAATGCCAAGGGTAAGACCGAAATCAGTCGTTTTAAGGGGCTAGGGGAAATGCCTCCAAAACAACTTAAAATAACTACCATGGCTCCAGAGACCCGAACTTTGTTGCAAATAGTTGCCAGTCCAAGAAAGAAATCAATCGATAGTGCCACCGTTGAATCACTCATGGGGAGAAAACCAGAACTCAGGTTAAGTTTTCTTCAAGAAAACGCACCAATATTTGATAGTCTGGATATTTAA
- a CDS encoding DNA helicase, with amino-acid sequence MSFNNLGLGANILNAIKDAGYTEPTPIQSQAIPAVLNGTDVLGCAQTGTGKTASFTLPIIERLSKGRGRARMPRSLILTPTRELATQISENFVTYGKYEKLSMALLIGGVSAEEQQKRLTRGVDVLIATPGRLLDLFDRGSLLLNDVKFLVIDEADRMLDMGFIPDVEKIVGCLPKERQTMMFSATMPDEIRKLTKTFLTNPTEITVAPPATIASTVTESLIEVTPRSKNKALRELLKREGLLNALIFCNRKKDVDVLNRSLRRYGFLSAPLHGDMAQSARETTLQKFKTGDIKLLVATDVAGRGIDVESLTHVFNYDVPLHAEDYVHRIGRTGRAGKHGFAFMLVCPEDSRYVEAINKLIGHEIRSESKATQQKINKPQSTTRQGKANSVTGSSLTSQPKTVPRPKIGKATPSEPEPRNVRPSPSNLRDNSISETKWGGPVPAFLLKKTLIP; translated from the coding sequence ATGTCTTTCAATAATCTAGGCTTGGGCGCAAATATCCTAAATGCTATTAAGGATGCAGGATATACGGAGCCTACCCCTATTCAATCACAGGCAATTCCCGCCGTCTTAAACGGCACCGACGTCTTGGGTTGCGCTCAGACTGGCACTGGCAAGACAGCTTCATTCACTTTACCCATAATAGAGCGTCTTTCGAAGGGCCGCGGCCGAGCGCGCATGCCACGATCTCTTATTCTTACGCCAACTCGGGAATTAGCAACACAGATCTCCGAAAATTTTGTCACCTATGGTAAATACGAAAAATTAAGCATGGCACTTCTAATTGGAGGCGTCTCTGCTGAAGAACAACAGAAGAGGTTAACCAGAGGAGTAGATGTTCTTATTGCTACCCCTGGACGACTTCTAGACCTCTTTGATCGCGGATCTCTCTTACTAAATGATGTAAAATTTCTAGTTATCGATGAAGCAGATAGAATGTTGGACATGGGTTTTATTCCTGATGTAGAAAAAATCGTTGGCTGCCTTCCCAAAGAACGACAAACCATGATGTTCTCAGCAACAATGCCCGACGAAATTCGAAAATTAACTAAAACTTTCTTGACTAATCCAACTGAAATTACTGTTGCACCCCCGGCAACTATTGCGTCAACAGTCACAGAATCTCTTATCGAGGTTACTCCTCGCTCTAAAAATAAAGCTCTCAGGGAACTTTTAAAACGGGAAGGTTTGCTAAACGCCCTTATTTTTTGCAATAGAAAAAAGGATGTGGATGTCCTAAATCGATCGCTTAGGAGATATGGGTTTCTTAGTGCACCTCTTCACGGAGATATGGCTCAAAGCGCAAGAGAAACAACTCTACAAAAGTTCAAAACTGGTGATATCAAATTATTAGTAGCTACAGACGTTGCCGGGAGGGGAATTGATGTAGAAAGTCTTACTCATGTATTTAACTATGACGTTCCCCTTCATGCAGAGGACTATGTCCACCGAATAGGAAGAACCGGGAGGGCTGGCAAACATGGTTTCGCATTCATGTTAGTCTGCCCGGAGGATTCACGATATGTAGAAGCAATCAATAAACTGATAGGACATGAAATCAGAAGTGAATCAAAAGCAACGCAACAAAAAATAAATAAGCCACAATCAACCACCAGACAAGGGAAAGCGAACAGTGTGACTGGGTCTTCCTTGACGTCTCAACCGAAAACAGTGCCGCGGCCGAAAATTGGAAAAGCGACACCATCCGAGCCTGAACCCAGAAACGTTCGACCATCCCCGAGTAACCTAAGGGACAACAGTATTTCTGAAACCAAATGGGGTGGTCCAGTGCCAGCATTCTTACTCAAAAAGACCTTAATTCCATAA
- a CDS encoding dihydroorotase (Catalyzes the reversible hydrolysis of the amide bond within dihydroorotate. This metabolic intermediate is required for the biosynthesis of pyrimidine nucleotides): MSDNDDKNQKFDLLIKGGIVATPDIVEECDVGIKDGKIASLGTLPNTNCADLIDAKGLHILPGIIDSQVHFREPGNEHKEDMESGSRAAILGGVTTVFEMPNTSPPTTTESAFQDKLDRAQNRYHCDYGFFVGACPENIESLPSLEQMPGCSGVKIFMGSSTGSLLIPNDELLLQVLQSGVRRAAVHSEDEERLNARMGIRDSGGGVELHPIWRDEETAIRSTKRLLALAKSTNRRVHVLHITTKEEIDLLEQAKDFATVECTPQHLTLSAPECYERLGTYAQMNPPIRNQEHQQGLWRGIADGIVNAIGSDHAPHTHEEKSLDYPKTPSGMPGVQTLLPIMLDHMNSGRLTLQRLIDLTSAGPARLYGLLNKGFIHTGFDADLTLVDLKAKRTISRDWLASKCDWSPFLDKEVTGWPVTTILRGNPVVRDCKVVGSQTGKAVSFN, from the coding sequence ATGTCAGATAATGACGATAAAAACCAAAAATTTGATCTTCTTATAAAAGGGGGAATAGTTGCGACCCCGGATATAGTGGAGGAGTGTGATGTCGGTATAAAGGACGGAAAGATTGCATCCCTAGGCACCCTGCCCAATACAAATTGCGCAGATTTAATTGATGCAAAAGGGCTCCATATACTGCCCGGCATTATCGACAGTCAGGTGCACTTTAGAGAGCCTGGCAACGAACACAAAGAAGATATGGAAAGTGGAAGCAGGGCTGCAATACTCGGCGGGGTAACCACTGTTTTTGAAATGCCTAACACCTCTCCCCCAACCACAACAGAATCTGCCTTTCAAGATAAATTGGACCGGGCTCAGAACCGATACCACTGCGATTACGGATTTTTTGTAGGAGCGTGCCCAGAAAATATTGAATCACTACCTTCACTTGAACAGATGCCCGGATGTTCTGGTGTAAAAATATTTATGGGATCTTCCACAGGTTCGTTACTCATACCTAATGACGAGCTGTTATTACAAGTTCTGCAATCAGGCGTTCGAAGGGCTGCAGTACATTCTGAAGATGAGGAGCGTTTGAACGCTCGCATGGGTATAAGAGACTCGGGAGGCGGGGTTGAACTTCATCCAATTTGGCGAGATGAAGAAACTGCCATCCGTTCTACAAAGCGCCTTCTGGCCCTAGCAAAATCTACTAACCGACGCGTTCATGTACTACACATAACAACAAAGGAAGAAATTGACCTTCTTGAACAGGCTAAAGACTTTGCAACAGTAGAATGCACCCCCCAACACCTCACGCTATCCGCCCCCGAGTGCTACGAACGTTTGGGAACTTATGCTCAAATGAATCCTCCGATTCGAAACCAAGAACATCAACAAGGGCTCTGGCGTGGCATAGCTGACGGAATAGTTAATGCAATTGGCTCAGATCACGCTCCTCACACCCATGAAGAAAAATCCTTAGACTATCCCAAAACACCTTCTGGCATGCCCGGGGTACAGACCTTATTGCCAATAATGCTAGATCACATGAATTCCGGACGCCTCACCTTGCAACGTCTTATAGATTTAACAAGCGCCGGCCCTGCCCGCCTTTATGGTTTGCTCAATAAAGGTTTTATCCACACAGGATTTGATGCGGACCTTACTTTGGTAGACCTGAAAGCCAAACGGACAATTTCCCGTGACTGGCTCGCGAGTAAATGTGACTGGAGCCCCTTTTTAGATAAAGAAGTTACTGGCTGGCCAGTTACTACTATTCTTCGAGGGAATCCGGTCGTTAGAGATTGCAAAGTAGTTGGCTCCCAAACTGGGAAAGCCGTTAGCTTTAACTAA
- a CDS encoding acyl-CoA dehydrogenase, whose amino-acid sequence MPVSAKNRTSNNQLAPRFDWADPFSINDQLSQDERLIRDTTKSFAKDRLMPEVLQGNREQTFDRQIMEEMGQLGILGCTIHGYGCAGTSSVAYGLIAREIEYVDSAYRSCLSVQSSLVMWPIYSYGTEEQKLKYLPPLASGKMIGSFGLTEPDHGSDPGSMNTRAKKVADGFVLNGTKTWITNSPIADIMVVWAKDDEGNIRGYIVERSFEGLNTPKLDGKFSLRAAPTGQIILEDVFVPEANVFPDIRGLKGPFGCLNNARYGIGWGALGAAEFCWHAARQYTLDRNQFGRPLAANQLIQKKLADMQTEISLGLQACLRVGRLKDENLATPEMISIIKRNSAGKALEIARNARDMHGGNGISDEYHVIRHVMNLEAVNTYEGTHDVHALILGRAQTGLQAFSG is encoded by the coding sequence ATGCCTGTTTCAGCGAAGAATAGAACGTCAAACAATCAATTGGCTCCAAGGTTCGATTGGGCAGATCCCTTCTCAATTAATGACCAATTAAGCCAAGATGAACGACTTATTCGGGACACGACTAAATCATTTGCAAAAGACCGATTAATGCCAGAAGTTTTGCAAGGCAATCGTGAACAAACCTTTGATCGCCAAATAATGGAAGAAATGGGCCAACTGGGAATTCTGGGTTGCACTATTCATGGATATGGATGTGCTGGCACTAGTTCCGTGGCATACGGATTGATAGCGAGAGAAATTGAATACGTTGATTCTGCCTACAGGTCCTGTCTAAGCGTTCAGTCTAGCTTGGTTATGTGGCCGATTTACTCTTATGGAACAGAGGAACAAAAATTAAAATATCTACCACCACTCGCCTCGGGAAAAATGATCGGCTCCTTTGGTCTTACTGAACCGGATCACGGATCCGATCCCGGTAGTATGAATACCCGCGCTAAGAAAGTTGCCGATGGCTTTGTACTAAATGGTACCAAAACCTGGATAACTAATAGTCCCATAGCCGATATCATGGTTGTTTGGGCTAAAGATGACGAAGGAAATATCCGAGGATACATTGTAGAGAGATCCTTTGAAGGATTAAACACTCCAAAGTTAGACGGAAAATTTTCGCTTCGTGCCGCTCCCACTGGACAAATCATACTAGAAGACGTCTTTGTCCCCGAAGCCAACGTCTTTCCAGATATCCGCGGACTCAAAGGACCTTTTGGATGCCTCAACAACGCCCGTTATGGGATAGGTTGGGGCGCCCTCGGGGCGGCTGAATTTTGTTGGCATGCAGCACGACAATATACCCTAGACCGCAATCAATTTGGCCGACCTTTAGCGGCAAACCAGTTGATTCAAAAAAAACTAGCTGACATGCAAACGGAGATATCCCTTGGCCTACAGGCCTGCCTTCGAGTAGGACGATTGAAGGATGAGAATCTCGCGACGCCTGAAATGATCTCCATTATTAAACGAAATTCTGCTGGGAAGGCACTGGAAATTGCTCGAAATGCCCGGGACATGCATGGTGGAAATGGAATATCTGATGAATATCACGTTATTAGGCATGTGATGAATCTCGAAGCGGTAAATACCTATGAAGGTACTCATGACGTGCATGCTCTAATTCTTGGAAGAGCTCAGACTGGACTACAAGCTTTTAGTGGATAA